The following DNA comes from Halorhabdus tiamatea SARL4B.
TCGATATTTCGCCGACGTGTCGACTCGGAAGGCCAAACCGGTGCGGGAACCGATCCTTGACGATGCTGAAGTCGGCACCACGAGCCGCGAACTGCGGCTGGACGTCCTCGATTTTGGCCTGTGCCGTCGCCACCAGTTGGATGTCGTCACCGGTCTCATCGACACTCTCCGCGAGGGTCTGTAGCTCGGTGAGGCGGTCGAAATCCGTCCCGATGAAGAGACTGACCTCGTCGAGCAGCAGTACGAGCTTGACTGGGCGGCCGAGTTCCTCTTCGCGATCGCTCCGCAACTGTTCGAGACGCTCAACCATCGCTTGTGGGTCGAGATCCGACGGCATCAGGTCGTCTAGACCATCCACCGTACCGGTCTCCTGCTCGAAGAGCGTGGGAAGAACGGCGTCCGCGAGAGCGTTGTACTGCTGAACGTCCTCCCAGTCGTACTTCTCAGGGCTGTTAACCGTACTCCGAAGTGCTGTTTGGGTGTTGGTCGTCCGGTCATCCCACGCGTCGGTCGTCCGGTACCAGTCCTCGAAGAACGCGACGTCGAGTTGCGACGAGAGCCCCCCATCGGCACCGGTGAGCCGTTCCGACGTGTGAGCACTGCGTAGGACGATCTCGCTGAAGCTCAGTTTCTTCTGGCCCTGATGCTTCAGGAGGTTCACCGAGATCGGGATGACCTCATACTCATCGTGGATCGATGACCACGTGGCCTCGAGTGTGTCCAGCCCACGACCGTCGGTTAGTTGCGCCCAGACATCCTCGCGCTCTCGAAGCCATTCGCTATCCAGCAGGCCGCGAAGCACGCTGAGGAGGTGGCTCTTCCCGCTCCCATAGTACCCGTAGAGCCAGTAGTTCGCGCCCGACCGCATATCCTCGGAGCGGCCAAGCAGGCGCGAGAAGAAGTCGGACATGAAGTCCTCGGACTCTTCCGTCACGTGGTAGGTATCAATCGATTCCAGTCGGTGATCGCGACCGTCATCCTCACGGTCGATGCGGACGGACTCCTCGAAATCGCTCCCGACATCGGCAACGAACCAGCTCTCGTCAGTCACACTTCGCCCTCCCATGGTTCGGCCCAGTCGTATGTATCATCCACCGGCTGGATTCTCAGTTCACCGTGAATTCCGCTCGCTTCCCAGTTCGGATCGTCGCTCACTCGTTCGGCCAAGGAGTCCCAATACTGTTCCGATTGGAAGAGGTAGTGCCAGCCAGTCGGCTGGGAGAGCCAGTCATCCCCGTGAATCTCCCACGAGAAACCTGACGCAACGAGTAGTGGCGTCGTTCCGAGGTTGGGGATGTTTCCTTGAAGGGCCTGCTGTGTGTCGAGAACACCGATCTCTCGCATTACCGAACGAAGTCCTTCTCCCCATCGACGCGTCGTCGATTCCGCATAGTCGAACTCGCTTCCATCGTCGTAATGGAATTCGTTCAGGAGGCGCTCAACGGTCTCCTGCTCGAAATCCAATCCTTCGACACCGGACTCCTGAAGTCGTTCGACGTACCGGTGAACGGTGTATGTCACGAGAGGGTCGTCCTCCAGCAAGTAGAAGTACAGTACCTGGGCTTTGTCGCGCACCGTCTCACACTGGTTAAGGACGGAGGGTAGTTGGACGATAGACGGAAGTTCGCTACCAGTGGTCTTGAATCGAGA
Coding sequences within:
- a CDS encoding BrxA family protein, producing the protein MALTRCGLLVDRAETLARLYAQHRDWTVVEQKWIEERFDERSTRGSSKGIYRALSSRFKTTGSELPSIVQLPSVLNQCETVRDKAQVLYFYLLEDDPLVTYTVHRYVERLQESGVEGLDFEQETVERLLNEFHYDDGSEFDYAESTTRRWGEGLRSVMREIGVLDTQQALQGNIPNLGTTPLLVASGFSWEIHGDDWLSQPTGWHYLFQSEQYWDSLAERVSDDPNWEASGIHGELRIQPVDDTYDWAEPWEGEV